In Sphingomonas sp. SORGH_AS_0950, the following are encoded in one genomic region:
- the pelG gene encoding exopolysaccharide Pel transporter PelG, with product MAGIGFQLARMAREGGVGGIAGAALHGAVISAGPWLITAIAVALLQHWAPQAIGVADARMVRTVLIYGFSLSALTAGPIAILATRLVADRLFARDAGGVPGILLVALAAGGGAAMVMGALVFGGLAGLPLGQAALASLLLAWLTQIWIAAPMLTALRHYRAVPVAYLIGIGVVALLLAAWPAPNGTIVLAGVTGGTGVTLGAIMLLLRRYFTAPPVMPSRGLIAWRLALIVAAAGLAGAVALWIDKWLLWGGPASVAMLGRLRLNPINDAGSFLGLLTLVPGLTLVLIVSETRFDQAFGNLMARCTGTSTLARIEEARAELIETLFDGLRLLVLIQALVAALAWVLAVPLFELIGADPRGIFAFRHSAAGAVFHLVAIGATIVLSYYDLFARVVLIWTSFALASVLAVWLQWDAGYAAFGWGYMAGAIVAASVGIALVADATIRLVYLLFVGNNPAVVGCEGRWA from the coding sequence ATGGCGGGCATAGGTTTCCAACTGGCCAGGATGGCGCGCGAAGGCGGGGTCGGCGGTATCGCCGGTGCCGCGCTTCACGGTGCCGTCATCAGCGCGGGGCCATGGCTGATCACCGCGATCGCGGTGGCGCTGCTCCAGCATTGGGCGCCGCAGGCGATCGGGGTGGCCGATGCGCGCATGGTGCGCACCGTCCTGATCTATGGCTTCAGCCTGTCGGCGCTGACCGCCGGGCCGATCGCGATCCTGGCGACGCGGCTGGTCGCCGACCGGCTGTTCGCGCGCGATGCCGGGGGCGTGCCGGGCATCCTGCTGGTCGCGCTGGCCGCCGGGGGCGGGGCGGCGATGGTCATGGGCGCGCTGGTCTTTGGCGGGCTGGCCGGGCTGCCGCTCGGGCAGGCGGCGCTGGCCAGCCTGCTGCTCGCCTGGCTGACCCAGATCTGGATCGCCGCGCCGATGCTGACCGCGCTGCGCCATTATCGCGCGGTGCCGGTCGCCTATCTGATCGGGATCGGCGTCGTCGCGCTCCTGCTGGCCGCCTGGCCCGCGCCGAACGGGACGATCGTGCTGGCCGGGGTCACCGGGGGTACGGGGGTGACGCTGGGCGCGATCATGCTGCTCCTCCGCCGCTATTTCACCGCGCCGCCGGTCATGCCCTCGCGCGGGCTGATCGCGTGGCGGCTGGCGCTGATCGTGGCGGCGGCGGGGCTGGCGGGAGCGGTGGCGCTGTGGATCGACAAATGGCTGCTCTGGGGCGGCCCGGCCAGCGTCGCGATGCTGGGGCGGTTGCGGCTGAACCCGATCAACGATGCGGGCAGCTTCCTGGGCCTGCTGACGCTGGTGCCCGGCCTGACCCTGGTGCTGATCGTCAGCGAGACGCGGTTCGACCAGGCGTTCGGCAATCTGATGGCGCGGTGCACCGGCACCTCGACGCTGGCGCGGATCGAGGAGGCGCGGGCCGAACTGATCGAGACGCTGTTCGACGGCCTGCGCCTGCTGGTGCTGATCCAGGCGCTGGTCGCCGCGCTGGCCTGGGTGCTGGCGGTGCCGCTGTTCGAACTGATCGGCGCGGACCCGCGCGGCATCTTCGCCTTTCGCCACAGCGCGGCGGGGGCGGTGTTCCATCTGGTCGCGATCGGCGCGACCATCGTCCTGTCCTATTACGACCTGTTCGCGCGGGTGGTGCTGATCTGGACCAGCTTCGCGCTGGCGAGCGTGCTGGCGGTCTGGCTGCAATGGGATGCGGGCTATGCCGCTTTCGGCTGGGGCTATATGGCCGGGGCGATCGTCGCGGCGTCGGTCGGGATCGCGCTGGTCGCCGATGCCACGATCCGCCTGGTGTATCTGCTGTTCGTCGGTAACAACCCCGCCGTGGTCGGGTGCGAGGGACGGTGGGCGTGA
- a CDS encoding endo alpha-1,4 polygalactosaminidase, with product MNGMAAMVGRRAMLVLGAGALGLTVAGRQAGRGDGGAPWRWGVDYGPATDPVLARQLDLLVLEPDHPRAIDRLRGPGGLLLGYVSLGEVQKARPYFAALDRAGALRAPNPHWPEARHADLRHPAWRAALLDSVVPAILARGYDGIFMDTLDNAEAMEQADPIGSKGMVAAGAALVAALRARFPGIRLMLNRGYAALPEVAPHIDYLLGESMASRWSFADKRYEMLSDSDWAWQAARLRAAKARHPDLVLTTLDYWDPADRRTVVALYARERAAGFSPYVATLALDHLVAEPAG from the coding sequence ATGAACGGGATGGCGGCGATGGTGGGTCGGCGCGCGATGCTCGTGCTGGGGGCGGGCGCGCTGGGGCTGACGGTCGCCGGGCGGCAGGCCGGTCGGGGCGATGGCGGCGCGCCCTGGCGCTGGGGCGTCGATTACGGGCCCGCGACCGATCCGGTGCTGGCCCGGCAGCTCGACCTGCTGGTGCTCGAGCCGGATCACCCCCGCGCGATCGACCGGCTGCGCGGTCCCGGCGGCCTGTTGCTCGGCTATGTCAGCCTGGGCGAGGTGCAGAAGGCACGCCCCTATTTCGCCGCGCTCGACCGTGCCGGAGCGCTGCGCGCACCCAACCCGCATTGGCCGGAGGCGCGGCATGCCGATCTGCGCCATCCCGCCTGGCGTGCCGCGCTGCTCGATAGCGTCGTCCCGGCCATTCTGGCGCGCGGCTATGACGGAATCTTCATGGATACGCTCGACAATGCCGAGGCGATGGAACAGGCGGACCCGATAGGCAGCAAGGGCATGGTGGCGGCGGGCGCGGCGCTGGTCGCGGCGCTGCGCGCGCGCTTTCCGGGGATCCGGCTGATGCTGAACCGGGGCTATGCCGCCTTGCCCGAGGTCGCGCCGCATATCGACTATCTGCTGGGCGAATCCATGGCCTCGCGCTGGAGTTTCGCGGACAAGCGGTACGAGATGCTGTCGGACAGCGACTGGGCCTGGCAGGCCGCGCGGCTGCGCGCCGCCAAGGCGCGCCATCCCGATCTGGTGCTCACCACGCTGGACTATTGGGACCCGGCGGACAGGCGCACCGTCGTGGCGCTTTATGCGCGTGAGCGGGCGGCGGGCTTCAGCCCCTATGTCGCGACGCTGGCGCTCGATCATCTGGTGGCGGAGCCGGCGGGATGA
- a CDS encoding M10 family metallopeptidase C-terminal domain-containing protein — protein MATTPINVDGDLSDWNAADRIDTGLGEGYSIYARSDGSDFVFAMTAPMAIGANTTAWFNTDRNAATGYQVFGFAGGAEYNVNFNADGTVSLYQGGAGETLVMAGLQAAWSADRKTVEFRVPKAAIGNPQAIDTLYDVNDQVFLPGNYSAKPFTVFNDTGIVADPSHRIAIVWSETTANAYFSKTAYSQLFMAAQSQAMQAGTPFDIITEDDLTNLSTLAKYDSIVFPSFRNVQADKVDAIAHTLEQATRQFGIGLIAAGEFMTNAADGTALAGDSYARMKLLFDATRVTGGWPADVTIKAADANHSVLDGYATGETIRDYKGVGWNAFTSVSGTGETIATQTVNGQDYAAAIATKTGGRNVIFSTEAAMADDNLLQKAISYSVNGSASTGGLKVGLQMTRDAGLFAARVDMDQSQYSDEVKPEDGSAGIYTKLLPILDQWKSLYNFVGSYYVNIGNDPAQQRSTDWSVSAPIYARMMAAGNEIGLHSYTHPEDTNVLTTEQIAYEFGAERAELEKQMSAYLGRQVSLGGAAVPGAPETIATSQEIMKHVSYLSGGYTGVGAGYPNAFGYQTPGNAADGKVYLAPNTMFDFSLIEFQKKTVAEAEAEWARELASLTSHADAPVIVWPWHDYGPAMWTGDAAQASPYVTSMFTNFIAKAAAAGVEFVTLADLASRISTFHKASITTSVSGDTITATVSSTEGLGTFALDVDGQKAGQVIKGVAGWYAYDADKVFLPKSGGTYTITMGQAADDVTHITDLPMRASLISLSGDGRDLSFSVEGEGKVVIDLKAPGTDWTTVKGATVTSLVGEILTLDIGSIGQHDVTIGHVANSGPTITAFGGADTARLSIAENGTAVATITATDADIPLGDSVHYAIAQGGDGAAFTIDATTGVLKFVNAPDYENPTDANHDNVYDVTVLAIDSKGAVDTQTLSVGVTDVVGITKTGTIFNNTINGTGEQDVLDGGWGNDVFNGLGGNDKLVGGLGNDRLNGGDGDDLLIGGWGKDVLTGGAGKDVFRFESTMDSLASSQRDVITDFRSGEDKIDLSAIDANISLFARGDQAFTLLTTPGARFTGAGQLRFSYQMIDGKEYTIVEGNTDALALPDFSIALLGHHTLTANDFYL, from the coding sequence ATGGCGACGACACCGATCAACGTGGATGGCGACCTGTCCGACTGGAACGCGGCCGACCGCATCGATACCGGGCTGGGCGAGGGCTATTCCATCTATGCCAGGAGCGACGGCAGCGACTTCGTCTTCGCGATGACCGCGCCGATGGCGATCGGGGCCAACACCACCGCCTGGTTCAACACCGACCGCAACGCCGCGACCGGATATCAGGTGTTCGGCTTTGCGGGCGGCGCCGAATATAACGTCAACTTCAACGCCGACGGCACCGTCTCGCTCTATCAGGGCGGGGCGGGCGAGACGCTGGTGATGGCGGGGTTGCAGGCGGCATGGTCGGCGGACCGCAAGACGGTCGAGTTCCGCGTCCCCAAGGCCGCGATCGGCAATCCGCAGGCGATCGACACGCTCTATGACGTGAACGACCAGGTCTTCCTGCCAGGCAATTATTCCGCCAAGCCCTTCACCGTCTTCAACGACACCGGCATCGTCGCCGACCCCTCGCACCGCATCGCCATCGTCTGGTCCGAGACGACGGCCAACGCCTATTTCAGCAAGACCGCCTATTCGCAGCTGTTCATGGCCGCGCAGAGCCAGGCGATGCAGGCGGGCACCCCCTTCGACATCATCACCGAAGACGACCTGACCAACCTGTCGACGCTGGCCAAGTACGACTCGATCGTCTTCCCCTCGTTCCGCAACGTCCAGGCGGACAAGGTGGACGCCATCGCCCACACGCTGGAACAGGCGACCAGGCAGTTCGGCATCGGCCTGATCGCGGCGGGCGAGTTCATGACCAACGCCGCCGACGGCACCGCGCTGGCGGGTGATAGCTATGCGCGGATGAAGCTGCTGTTCGACGCGACCCGCGTGACCGGCGGCTGGCCCGCCGACGTGACGATCAAGGCGGCCGACGCCAATCACAGCGTCCTCGACGGCTATGCCACCGGCGAGACGATCCGCGACTATAAGGGCGTCGGCTGGAACGCCTTCACCAGCGTCAGCGGCACCGGCGAGACGATCGCGACCCAGACCGTGAACGGCCAGGACTATGCCGCCGCCATCGCGACCAAGACCGGCGGCCGCAACGTCATCTTCTCGACCGAAGCGGCGATGGCCGACGACAATCTGCTGCAAAAGGCGATCAGCTATTCGGTGAACGGCTCGGCCAGCACCGGCGGGCTGAAGGTCGGGCTCCAGATGACCCGCGACGCCGGGCTGTTCGCGGCCCGTGTCGACATGGACCAAAGCCAATATTCGGACGAGGTGAAGCCCGAGGACGGCTCGGCCGGCATCTATACCAAGCTGCTGCCCATCCTCGACCAGTGGAAGTCGCTCTATAATTTCGTCGGCAGCTATTACGTCAATATCGGCAACGACCCGGCGCAGCAGCGTTCGACCGACTGGTCGGTCTCCGCGCCGATCTATGCCAGGATGATGGCGGCGGGCAACGAGATCGGGCTGCACAGCTATACCCATCCCGAGGACACCAATGTCCTGACCACCGAACAGATCGCCTATGAGTTCGGGGCCGAGCGCGCCGAGCTGGAAAAGCAGATGAGCGCCTATCTGGGCCGCCAGGTCTCGCTGGGCGGCGCGGCGGTGCCCGGCGCGCCCGAGACGATCGCGACCAGCCAGGAGATCATGAAGCATGTCTCCTATCTGTCGGGCGGCTATACCGGCGTCGGCGCGGGCTATCCCAACGCCTTCGGCTATCAGACGCCGGGCAATGCGGCGGACGGCAAGGTGTATCTGGCGCCCAACACCATGTTCGACTTCTCGCTGATCGAATTCCAGAAGAAGACGGTCGCCGAGGCTGAGGCGGAGTGGGCCAGGGAGCTGGCTTCGCTGACCTCGCATGCCGATGCGCCGGTCATCGTCTGGCCGTGGCATGATTACGGCCCCGCCATGTGGACCGGCGATGCCGCGCAGGCGAGCCCCTATGTCACGTCGATGTTCACCAACTTCATCGCCAAGGCGGCCGCCGCCGGGGTCGAGTTCGTGACGCTGGCCGATCTGGCGAGCCGCATCTCGACCTTCCACAAGGCGTCGATCACGACCAGCGTGTCGGGCGACACGATCACCGCCACCGTGTCCTCGACCGAGGGGCTGGGCACCTTCGCGCTCGACGTCGACGGGCAGAAGGCGGGGCAGGTCATCAAGGGCGTGGCAGGCTGGTACGCCTATGACGCCGACAAGGTGTTCCTGCCCAAGTCGGGCGGCACCTATACCATCACCATGGGCCAGGCGGCGGACGATGTGACCCACATCACCGACCTGCCGATGCGCGCCTCGCTGATCTCGCTGAGCGGCGACGGCCGCGACCTGAGCTTCTCGGTCGAGGGCGAGGGCAAGGTCGTGATCGACCTGAAGGCGCCGGGCACCGACTGGACCACGGTCAAGGGCGCGACCGTGACCAGCCTGGTCGGCGAGATCCTGACGCTCGACATCGGGTCGATCGGCCAGCATGACGTGACCATCGGCCATGTCGCCAATAGCGGCCCGACCATCACTGCGTTCGGCGGCGCCGATACGGCCAGGCTGTCGATCGCCGAGAACGGCACCGCGGTCGCGACGATCACCGCGACCGACGCCGACATCCCGCTGGGCGACAGCGTGCATTATGCCATCGCGCAGGGCGGCGACGGCGCGGCCTTCACCATCGACGCGACGACCGGCGTGCTGAAGTTCGTGAACGCGCCGGATTATGAGAATCCGACCGACGCGAACCACGACAATGTCTATGACGTTACCGTGCTGGCGATCGATTCGAAGGGCGCGGTCGACACCCAGACGCTGTCGGTCGGCGTCACCGACGTGGTGGGCATCACCAAGACGGGCACTATCTTCAACAACACGATCAACGGCACGGGCGAACAGGACGTGCTGGATGGCGGCTGGGGCAATGACGTGTTCAACGGGCTGGGTGGGAACGACAAGCTGGTCGGCGGGCTGGGCAACGACAGGCTCAATGGCGGCGACGGCGACGACCTGCTGATCGGCGGCTGGGGCAAGGACGTCCTGACCGGCGGCGCGGGCAAGGACGTGTTCCGCTTCGAATCGACGATGGACAGCCTGGCCTCGTCGCAGCGCGACGTCATCACCGATTTCCGTTCGGGCGAGGACAAGATCGACCTGTCGGCGATCGATGCCAACATCTCGCTGTTCGCCAGGGGGGATCAGGCCTTCACCCTGCTGACCACGCCGGGGGCCAGGTTCACCGGCGCGGGCCAGCTTCGCTTCAGCTACCAGATGATCGACGGCAAGGAATATACCATCGTCGAGGGCAATACCGACGCGCTCGCGCTGCCCGATTTCTCGATCGCGCTGCTCGGCCATCACACCCTGACCGCGAACGACTTTTATTTATAA
- a CDS encoding response regulator transcription factor: MSLHLLLVEDDVEYADHLVRALHALDHRVEHVGDGRQALAALDREQYDAVILDRMMPRLDGLSVVETMRARGITVPVIMLTALSMASDKVEGLEAGADDYVVKPVDAQELNARLGAVLRGRRWTTSESDTIRAGDIVVSPTSFRAWRGGQPVTLANLELKLLAELARHAGEVLTRAMLIERVWGYDFEPETNIVDVYIRRLRIKLTEQGGSDPIETVRGIGYSMRP, encoded by the coding sequence ATGAGCCTGCACCTGCTCCTCGTCGAGGACGATGTCGAATATGCGGACCATCTGGTCCGGGCGCTGCATGCGCTGGATCACCGGGTCGAGCATGTCGGCGACGGACGACAGGCGCTCGCCGCGCTCGACCGCGAACAATATGATGCGGTGATCCTCGACCGGATGATGCCCCGGCTCGACGGGCTGTCGGTGGTGGAGACGATGCGCGCGCGCGGGATCACCGTGCCGGTCATCATGCTGACCGCCTTGTCGATGGCCTCGGACAAGGTCGAGGGGCTGGAGGCCGGGGCGGACGATTATGTCGTCAAGCCGGTCGATGCGCAGGAGTTGAACGCGCGGCTGGGCGCAGTGCTGCGCGGCCGCCGCTGGACCACGAGCGAAAGCGACACGATCCGCGCCGGGGACATCGTGGTCAGCCCGACCAGCTTTCGCGCGTGGCGCGGCGGACAGCCGGTGACGCTGGCCAATCTGGAGCTGAAGCTGCTGGCGGAACTGGCGCGCCATGCGGGCGAGGTACTGACCCGCGCCATGCTGATCGAGCGGGTCTGGGGCTATGATTTCGAGCCGGAGACGAACATCGTCGACGTCTATATCCGCCGCCTGCGCATCAAGCTGACCGAACAGGGCGGCAGCGACCCGATCGAGACGGTGCGCGGGATCGGCTATTCGATGCGGCCATGA
- a CDS encoding HAMP domain-containing sensor histidine kinase, with protein sequence MIERAIRRLSLRGLTIGVLLLFLVATLGTGVSIFAASRVAVAELVDRRIDIAGDLVLERDPGEGVIPTPILLARIAALSRQRDTGDIGLSLLGPDGHTLGGNITLSRALPIGRSNLRQHDGIAGLSHGRALVRDAGEGRRLVVAVETEPFDSYRATRTRIYLVGFGSIVLIVLGGGLAFSLLVGRRIRDLRCTVDAIIAGNVRHRVPVTGSADEFDRQADAFNRMLDRIGELMEGLRGVSNDIAHDLRTPLARLRAQLAEMVEDAADPVQAGRATAALAQCDALLAMFAALLRIAEIEAGHRQAGFAAIDLAALVEDSATMMIPVAEEAGHRLTVEIAARPAGFVGDRQLLIQAMVNLIGNAIKYGAPHGTIRVRLDPGPVLRIADDGPGIRPEDRALALRRFGRLDGSRVQAGHGLGLPLVDAIARLHRGRLELGDAGPGLVVSMWLPIA encoded by the coding sequence ATGATCGAACGCGCGATCCGGCGGCTGTCGCTGCGCGGGCTGACCATCGGCGTCCTGCTGCTGTTTCTGGTCGCGACGCTGGGCACCGGCGTATCGATTTTCGCGGCCAGCCGGGTCGCGGTGGCGGAACTGGTCGACCGCCGGATCGACATTGCGGGCGATCTGGTGCTGGAGCGCGATCCGGGCGAAGGGGTGATTCCCACCCCCATATTGCTGGCGCGCATCGCCGCCCTGTCGCGACAGCGGGATACGGGCGATATCGGCCTGTCGCTGCTCGGCCCCGACGGCCATACGCTGGGCGGCAACATCACGCTCAGCCGCGCGCTGCCGATCGGGCGCTCCAACCTGCGCCAGCATGACGGCATCGCCGGGCTGTCGCATGGCCGCGCGCTGGTCCGCGATGCGGGCGAGGGACGCCGCCTGGTCGTGGCGGTCGAGACCGAGCCGTTCGACAGCTATCGCGCGACGCGGACGCGCATCTATCTGGTCGGGTTCGGCTCGATCGTGCTGATCGTGCTGGGCGGGGGGCTGGCCTTTTCGCTGCTGGTCGGGCGGCGGATCCGCGATCTGCGCTGCACCGTCGATGCGATCATCGCAGGGAATGTCCGCCACCGCGTGCCGGTGACCGGATCGGCGGACGAGTTCGACCGCCAGGCCGACGCCTTCAACCGGATGCTCGACCGGATCGGCGAGTTGATGGAGGGGTTGCGCGGCGTATCCAACGACATCGCCCACGACCTGCGCACCCCGTTGGCGCGGCTGCGCGCACAACTGGCGGAGATGGTCGAGGACGCCGCCGACCCCGTCCAGGCCGGGCGGGCGACCGCCGCGCTGGCCCAATGCGACGCGCTGCTCGCCATGTTCGCCGCGCTGCTGCGCATCGCCGAGATCGAGGCGGGCCACCGCCAGGCGGGCTTCGCCGCGATCGACCTGGCCGCGCTGGTCGAGGATAGCGCGACGATGATGATCCCGGTCGCCGAGGAAGCCGGGCACAGGCTGACGGTCGAGATCGCCGCGCGCCCGGCGGGCTTCGTCGGCGACCGGCAGCTGCTGATCCAGGCGATGGTCAACCTGATCGGCAATGCGATCAAATATGGCGCACCCCATGGCACGATCCGCGTCCGGCTGGACCCCGGCCCGGTGCTGCGCATCGCCGATGACGGCCCCGGCATTCGCCCCGAGGACCGGGCGCTGGCGCTGCGGCGCTTCGGGCGGCTGGACGGTTCGCGGGTGCAGGCGGGACATGGCCTGGGCCTGCCGCTGGTCGATGCCATTGCGCGGCTGCATCGCGGGCGGCTGGAGCTGGGCGATGCCGGACCGGGGCTGGTCGTGTCGATGTGGCTGCCCATCGCCTGA
- a CDS encoding TonB-dependent receptor has protein sequence MKTDFIRATLLGGTAFLAMAAAPAFAADTKPADPAPAAKPADPAPAAAADPADEPGQLKEIVVTATKRETSLQKTPIAISVLDPTVLKDRHVQSLLDLADGTVPSLRVATFEARQSALTVGIRGIVPFDQNQTARDTGVGVYIDGVYLGRSQGLNAALFDIERVEVLRGPQGTLFGRNTEGGALSIVTAKPTGKFGGAVTAGIGNYGAYNSAVHLNLPEWHNISIKLDGVLQHQNAFVTNPLPGAAGWGYFNRVGGHAAALWKPVDGFSVELSYDQAKDQNTPFYSQLVNYNPKGLPVATIAQINANGGKLPSGTIAPLSPLVVVSGDNRMKAADIGVPQALSTDRTHGFSAKLNYDVMPGLELRSITAWRGVDTDQWDNSGGAHRTVFLPNGKFSRYSLSFMQQHQFSQEFQAVGSLPQFDYVAGLYYFTENAREVAATPSTNQWNADGSGYTILSQTALGTITSGNQGWAPGSFFLQRGSFARAYSYAAFAQGTYTPAGFDAFHLTVGGRYTHDKRNGTLYLVQGKSTNFPFTFDNNRFDPMVTAAFDACDTIHLYAKYSTGYRAGGANARSQTFTAFGPEAVKSYEIGSKMDLFQHRVRLNLAGYIMDRTGTQIDFDNVDTNPSSPTYNLHTEETRNAPGTSKIRGIEADLTTNPVEGMTVGASYAYTYTKVPATPNPFLNNALTQVFVVFTPRNAASAYVDYEVPLAGSEAKVRFHLDGNYADPVYSFQNETTRTDKSFVMNGRIALADLPLTENGTKMTVSLWSRNLLNNTYIYRRSAANAATLGDYANFNPPRTIGLEGTVRF, from the coding sequence ATGAAGACCGATTTCATTCGCGCGACGCTGCTGGGCGGCACCGCGTTCCTGGCGATGGCGGCCGCACCCGCCTTTGCCGCCGACACCAAGCCCGCCGATCCGGCGCCCGCGGCCAAGCCCGCCGATCCCGCCCCCGCGGCGGCGGCCGATCCGGCGGACGAGCCGGGCCAGCTGAAGGAAATCGTGGTCACCGCCACCAAGCGCGAGACCAGCCTCCAGAAGACGCCGATCGCCATCTCGGTCCTCGACCCGACCGTCCTGAAGGACCGTCACGTCCAGAGCCTGCTCGACCTGGCCGACGGCACCGTGCCGTCGCTCCGCGTCGCCACCTTCGAGGCGCGCCAGTCGGCGCTGACCGTCGGTATCCGTGGCATCGTCCCCTTCGACCAGAACCAGACCGCGCGCGACACCGGCGTCGGCGTCTATATCGACGGCGTGTATCTGGGCCGTTCGCAGGGCCTGAACGCCGCGCTGTTCGACATCGAGCGCGTCGAGGTGCTGCGCGGGCCGCAGGGCACGCTGTTCGGCCGCAACACCGAGGGCGGCGCGCTGTCGATCGTCACCGCCAAGCCGACCGGCAAGTTCGGCGGCGCGGTGACCGCCGGCATCGGCAATTACGGCGCCTATAACAGCGCGGTGCACCTGAACCTGCCCGAGTGGCACAACATCTCGATCAAGCTGGACGGCGTGCTCCAGCACCAGAACGCGTTCGTGACCAACCCGCTGCCCGGCGCCGCCGGCTGGGGCTATTTCAACCGCGTCGGCGGTCATGCCGCCGCGCTGTGGAAGCCGGTCGACGGCTTCTCGGTCGAGCTGTCCTACGATCAGGCCAAGGACCAGAACACGCCCTTCTACAGCCAACTGGTCAACTACAACCCCAAGGGCCTGCCGGTCGCGACGATCGCGCAGATCAACGCCAATGGCGGCAAGCTGCCCTCGGGCACCATCGCGCCGCTGTCGCCGCTGGTCGTGGTGTCGGGCGACAACCGCATGAAGGCCGCCGATATCGGCGTGCCGCAGGCGCTGAGCACCGACCGCACGCACGGCTTCTCGGCCAAGCTGAACTATGACGTCATGCCGGGCCTGGAGCTGCGCTCGATCACCGCATGGCGCGGCGTCGACACCGACCAGTGGGACAATTCGGGCGGCGCGCACCGCACCGTCTTCCTGCCGAACGGCAAGTTCAGCCGTTACAGCCTGTCGTTCATGCAGCAGCACCAGTTCAGCCAGGAATTCCAGGCGGTGGGCAGCCTGCCGCAGTTCGATTACGTCGCGGGCCTCTATTACTTCACCGAGAATGCGCGTGAAGTCGCCGCGACCCCGTCGACCAATCAGTGGAATGCCGACGGCTCGGGCTACACCATCCTGTCGCAGACCGCGCTGGGCACCATCACCTCGGGCAACCAGGGCTGGGCGCCGGGTTCGTTCTTCCTCCAGCGCGGCAGCTTCGCGCGTGCCTATAGCTATGCCGCCTTCGCGCAGGGCACCTATACCCCGGCGGGCTTCGATGCGTTCCACCTGACGGTCGGCGGTCGCTATACCCACGACAAGCGCAACGGCACGCTGTATCTGGTGCAGGGCAAGTCGACCAACTTCCCCTTCACCTTCGACAACAACCGGTTCGATCCGATGGTGACGGCGGCGTTCGACGCCTGCGACACGATCCATCTCTATGCCAAATATTCGACCGGCTACCGCGCGGGCGGCGCGAATGCGCGGTCGCAGACCTTCACCGCCTTCGGCCCCGAAGCCGTGAAGTCCTATGAGATCGGGTCGAAGATGGACCTGTTCCAGCACCGCGTCCGCCTGAACCTGGCCGGTTACATCATGGACCGCACGGGCACGCAGATCGACTTCGACAATGTCGACACCAACCCGTCGAGCCCGACCTACAACCTGCACACCGAGGAGACCCGCAACGCGCCGGGCACCTCCAAGATTCGCGGGATCGAGGCGGACCTGACCACCAACCCGGTCGAGGGCATGACGGTCGGTGCGTCCTATGCGTACACCTACACCAAGGTTCCCGCGACGCCGAACCCGTTCCTGAACAACGCGCTGACCCAGGTCTTCGTGGTGTTCACGCCGCGCAACGCCGCCTCGGCCTATGTCGATTACGAGGTGCCGCTGGCGGGTTCGGAGGCCAAGGTCCGCTTCCACCTGGACGGCAACTATGCCGACCCGGTCTATAGCTTCCAGAACGAGACGACGCGCACCGACAAGAGCTTCGTGATGAACGGCCGCATCGCGCTGGCCGATCTGCCGCTGACCGAGAACGGCACCAAGATGACCGTGTCGCTGTGGAGCCGCAACCTCCTCAACAACACCTATATCTACCGCCGTTCGGCCGCGAATGCGGCGACGCTGGGCGATTATGCCAACTTCAACCCGCCGCGCACCATCGGCCTGGAGGGCACGGTTCGCTTCTGA